A single region of the Azospirillum fermentarium genome encodes:
- a CDS encoding sensor histidine kinase yields the protein MDKKKTPFPPGFPAGGKAGVVPDRSRPGSGLGRLLLLIAVFLVMSVRSASGQAPPAVILAPDSPVLSLDAGMALLIPPDEGVTVEDVLSVPATAFTIPGERAPAHFDMAVQWRLVSLRNPTERATVRLIEVGRPRLNYVDFYSVDEALRVTHYAAGSRRPFSVRPYPHRTFLFPVTVGAGETVRILLRTKSEGAIVVTAKAWEPDAFTAHSTRTAWYYGIMHGTALVLLLLAAVGAFSFRDRASFWLLIQVAGFHVRLLGLSGHLHEIVLPAHPLAADRLGDFATGPGLAGGFMFMVAFLDLRRRLPRIALLFQGLAVASVLLGATAFAGYYGLAAPVVNAGVLAYAFLSVGVLAYLVVRGERGLGLLCLGMAVPMAAMVMRIGKNFGLPVAADTAEWSIYVGFYGYAVILGVAIARHIRRIEEERLRLAHTALDETARRESILNRMVQERTQELEESQRMLMANLERERQSRQEQRNFLSMVSHEFKTPMSIILASVSTMSECRLDEAETAEEMGNIVTAVARMQGLVEKCLSDEWLDQASIVLDAAPLDLPALLRELLAAQRLTHEDRAFTLASHGTPRRVTGDDMLLRMMFANIIENAAKYSPPGTPIGVGIRWEDDRVQVFVQDQGEPIAPEDRARIFEKFYRSPRQRRKEGAGLGLYLVRRIARLHGGDIILDNHAATGNRFAVTLGDRAG from the coding sequence TTGGATAAGAAAAAGACGCCGTTTCCGCCGGGGTTCCCCGCCGGCGGCAAGGCAGGGGTGGTCCCGGACCGTTCCCGTCCCGGCTCCGGGCTGGGGCGTTTGCTGCTGCTGATCGCGGTCTTTCTGGTGATGTCCGTGCGCTCCGCCTCCGGGCAAGCGCCGCCGGCCGTGATCCTGGCCCCGGACAGCCCGGTCCTGTCCTTGGACGCCGGCATGGCTTTGCTGATTCCTCCCGACGAGGGGGTGACCGTCGAAGACGTCCTGTCGGTCCCGGCCACCGCCTTCACCATTCCGGGCGAGCGTGCCCCCGCCCACTTCGACATGGCGGTGCAATGGCGTCTCGTCTCTTTGAGAAACCCGACGGAGCGGGCCACGGTGCGGTTGATCGAGGTCGGCAGGCCACGGCTGAACTATGTGGATTTCTACAGCGTCGATGAAGCCCTGCGCGTGACCCATTACGCGGCCGGAAGCCGCCGGCCCTTTTCGGTGCGGCCCTATCCCCACCGCACCTTCCTCTTTCCCGTGACCGTCGGCGCCGGCGAGACCGTCCGCATCCTGCTGCGGACCAAATCCGAAGGGGCCATCGTCGTCACGGCCAAGGCTTGGGAACCGGATGCCTTCACCGCCCATTCGACACGGACGGCCTGGTATTACGGCATCATGCACGGGACGGCGCTGGTGCTCCTGCTCCTGGCTGCCGTCGGAGCCTTTTCCTTTCGTGACCGGGCGTCGTTCTGGCTGCTGATCCAGGTGGCGGGGTTCCATGTCCGGCTGCTGGGGCTGAGCGGCCATCTCCATGAGATCGTCCTGCCGGCCCACCCGCTTGCGGCCGACAGGCTGGGGGATTTCGCCACCGGCCCCGGCTTGGCGGGGGGCTTCATGTTCATGGTGGCGTTTCTCGATCTGCGCCGGCGTCTGCCCCGTATCGCCCTGCTGTTCCAGGGGCTGGCGGTGGCGAGCGTTCTGCTGGGGGCCACCGCCTTTGCCGGGTATTACGGCCTTGCCGCTCCGGTCGTGAACGCGGGGGTGCTGGCCTACGCTTTTCTCAGCGTCGGGGTGCTTGCTTATCTTGTGGTGCGGGGCGAACGGGGGCTTGGCCTGCTGTGTCTGGGCATGGCGGTTCCCATGGCCGCCATGGTGATGAGAATCGGCAAGAACTTCGGCCTGCCCGTGGCGGCGGACACGGCGGAATGGAGCATTTATGTGGGTTTCTACGGCTACGCGGTCATCCTGGGCGTCGCCATCGCCCGCCACATCCGGCGGATCGAGGAAGAGCGCCTGCGGCTTGCCCACACGGCGTTGGACGAAACGGCCAGGCGGGAAAGCATCCTGAACCGCATGGTGCAGGAACGCACCCAGGAGCTTGAGGAAAGCCAGCGCATGCTGATGGCCAATCTGGAGCGGGAGCGGCAATCGCGGCAGGAGCAGCGCAATTTCCTCTCCATGGTGTCCCACGAGTTCAAGACACCCATGAGCATCATCCTCGCATCGGTCTCGACCATGAGCGAATGCCGGCTGGACGAGGCCGAAACGGCGGAGGAAATGGGCAACATCGTCACGGCGGTGGCCCGCATGCAGGGGCTGGTGGAAAAATGCCTGTCCGATGAATGGCTGGATCAGGCCAGCATCGTGCTGGACGCGGCTCCCCTGGATCTTCCAGCCCTCCTGCGGGAGCTGCTGGCCGCCCAGCGCCTCACCCACGAGGACCGGGCGTTCACCCTGGCCAGCCACGGAACCCCGCGCCGGGTGACCGGCGACGACATGCTGCTGCGGATGATGTTCGCCAACATCATCGAGAACGCCGCCAAATATTCGCCCCCCGGCACCCCCATCGGCGTCGGGATCCGGTGGGAGGACGACCGGGTGCAGGTCTTCGTCCAGGATCAGGGGGAGCCGATCGCGCCGGAAGACCGGGCGCGCATCTTCGAGAAATTCTACCGCTCCCCCCGCCAGCGCCGGAAGGAAGGGGCGGGGCTGGGGCTGTATCTGGTCCGGCGGATCGCCCGCCTGCACGGCGGCGACATCATCCTGGACAACCACGCCGCCACGGGAAACCGCTTTGCCGTCACGCTGGGGGACCGCGCCGGATGA